One genomic region from Amphiprion ocellaris isolate individual 3 ecotype Okinawa chromosome 20, ASM2253959v1, whole genome shotgun sequence encodes:
- the si:ch211-266g18.10 gene encoding titin isoform X1 produces MAEGAKPASATAAGGSNGAAAPQPGFLRSGALSLLNKLKVSVELLIALAALLSWVVVGVVMFDFVEYKAVPDIQQIITDPVKAVNDAVDEATSLLNKFQECAPDLSDPMSAATYAAEEISAAKDGVVRYFSDEEGTFYLSYIDPVVIGRRAFHSTNDFMCGVVGGCRDTLCTVVDSILDTIQEINKGKIDLSYIDPVVIGRGVFNVTNEFVCGVVGYIQGVLCSILDTILDVVKGVTDISFIDPVVIGRNTFGATNDFVNGIVGYIQSVLCTIIDSILEIVKGTTDISFIDPVVIGRNVFSVTNDFVSGIAGYIQDVLCVILDVILDTLKDIQQAVGFSPMSVLKTTADITKEQISMLVSYFSATLIGEEGIMPEVSLDPMKVVEDAVLEFTDKKDLFVAYMSSMLVGDQGEPAAPPVVNVVTEKDEAVAAPSDINLVRRKGEFLPPFEKVAEILHTAKDEAAPAAELSEDSKTEEEEEEKEEEEEEEEAEVPPEAASEADVQDAEEDEVKHVDLEEKESETPLEEEILDHDSKEEEKEEADKEEEEEIITEEAAEQLEKEEGEEQEEDKKEEEGEEDQGKTEEAVDEEDEEAQAADGVVEDKEEEEEIKTEDVLVEEEEEEVEEEIKTEDYLVEEEEEEVEEEIKTDDVLVEEEEEEEEEEIKTEDDLVEEEEEKEEEEIKTEDDLVEEEEEEEEEEIETEDALVEEEEEEEEETKTIDALVEEEEEEETKTEDALLEDEDEEEEEEAKPEEVLLEDEEKEKEEEETKTEEDLAEDEDEEKEEETKTEDVLLEDEDEEEEEEEDEEDDKTKTDKDLAEDVEKEEPKLEDLAEEEEEEEEEEEEEEEEQEEEEEVKSEEEDERVQQTIKITDDDARDQFEKTDEEDQDLEMDNEDEEEEEGEKLDYVEIKEDDKDAEEEPLVQQLDLKILASEKLHIDQIPESEEETLLPEHDEDEFADIVDDHDENNNNSESRKTEPKRKRKVHVPFEKLRRVGSRAPHKEEHLSKHEKVLKEAKERHAIKEVKDAIVKEEEPVKKALKEEEDAKKLPKEKKQVKKLLKEEKEIKKPSKEKKEVKKPAKEEEEVKKPLKEEKVKKQLKEEKEVKKPPKEHKEVRKHKRLSKKEEEVKERPKEEKEIKKPLRDKKEVKKPPREEKETKKPPKEEKEIKKPPKKEKEEKRPPKAAEVTKEEKKPPKEEKEEKKPIKEAKDKHKPENKEERALKKERDVKKPLKEEKEVKKSPKEEERPSKKEKEVRKLLKEEKEAKKPAKEDKEEEKPLKTEREEKIPSKKQKEVKKPPKEEKEVKKPPKEEKEVKKPQKEEKEPKKPTKDEKEPEKPTKDEKEPKKPTKEEKEIKKPQKEDKEVKKPLKKEKEEKETPKEKREVKKPSKEDKKEKKPIKEETEDEKPHKEAKIPTKDEKEVKKPHKEEKEVKKPPKEEKEGKKPLKDKEIEKLLKQVKEEKESPKDKKGVKQPSEDKKVKKPIKDEKEEKKPLEEKREMKKPSKEDKEEKKPLKEKKEVKKPSEEEKKPLKEKKEVKKPSEEEKKPLKEKKEVKKPSEEEKKPLKEKKEVKKPSEEEKKPLKEKKEVKKPSEEEKKPLKEKKEVKKPSEEEKKPLKEREVKTPPKEDKKEKEEKKPIKEAKKEAESKKEKISKDGKEPIKPSKQEKEIKTTTKEDKEPTKKRVTKTEAKPKKSAKRIKVVKKEVASVLKKEHLNVTKAAEEPKKSAKVLKFAKKQIAPALKKEHKNVTKAAEVPEVPKVTAKPEVTKKVAAPKEAKKEPKQKIKRKPVKPDIDAVKEKEKAAPKKKEAEVSELKPKPGQKDAAVTKEKAKRAPPKKEVPKKKAKAAPAKKEAAAPKEKVKPVILTKEQEGAPKNATLAKERVKIVPMKKVVKAPKKEVKAVSAKTKSAKIKTKPTPVVKEAEAPHKNVSLTKEKVKVVPLKKVPVTPKEKVKAAPTKKEAEVLKEKKAEPVTPKKAAKPTPAKKKKVPETPKEKVKPALTKKEAELLKEKKPEPVTPKKEAEVLKEKKAEPVTPKKEAEVLKEKVAEPVTPKKAPVSKAKPTPAKKKKEPAKIKTKPAPVVKEAEAPHKNVSLTKEKVKVVPLKKVPVTPKEKVKPPPTKKEAEVLKERKAEPVTPKKEAEVLKEKKAEPVTPKKAPVSKAKPAPAKKKKEAKVLKEKKPEPVTPKKASVAKTKPAPVVKEAEAPHKNVSLSKERVKVVPLKKVPVTPKEKVKPAPTKKEAEVLKEKKAEPVTPKKAPVSKAKPAPAKKKKVPVTPKEKVEPAPTKKDAEVLKEKKAEPVIPKKAPVSKAKPAPAKKKKEVEAPKEKVKPVILTKEQEGAPKNATLAKERVKIVPMKKEVKVPKEKVKVSAKTKPAKIKTKPTPVVKEAEAPHKNISLTKEKVKVVPLKKVPVTLKEKVKPAPVKKEAEVLKEKKAEPVTPKKVPVTPKEKVKPAPTKKEAEIVKEKKAEPVTPKKAPVTKAKPAKKKKEVETPKEKAKPVILTKEQEGAPKNATLAKERVKIVPMKKVVKAPKEKVKVSAKIKPAKIKTKPAPVLKEAEVPQKNISLTKEKAKVVPLKKVPVTPKEKVKPAPTTKEAEVLKEKKAEPVTPKKAPVAKAKPAPAKKKKEVEAPKEKAKPAAVKKEAKPALAKKVEVAKEKPKPAQEKKAPSKKEAEIKKEKLKSLLKKEPKVTKEKVKPAVKKDILRKKIKPVHVKKEVEAPKEKDKPAAVKKAMLRKKTKAVPVRRVEKKAEKEEKAKEDRVLKEIQESAKKEKAATKKAAKEEKVKAEPSVSDSLLMEDELPYFQCFFVDEDEAQFPFYAFSPLQI; encoded by the exons ggGCCAAACCTGCCTCTGCTACTGCAGCCGGTGGCTCCAATGGAGCAGCAGCACCACAGCCGGGCTTCCTCAGATCCGGAGCTCTGAGTCTCCTCAATAAGCTGAAGGTGTCCGTGGAGCTGCTGATCGCCCTGGCTGCTCTGCTCTCCTGGGTGGTCGTGGGTGTGGTGATGTTTGACTTTGTGGAGTACAAAGCAGTCCCTG ACATTCAGCAAATCATTACGGACCCTGTTAAAGCTGTAAACGATGCTGTGGATGAAGCCACCAGCCTGCTCAATAAGTTTCAAG AATGTGCACCTGATTTAAGTGACCCCATGTCTGCTGCCACTTATGCAGCTGAGGAAATATCAGCAGCAAAAGATGGAGTTGTTCGATACTTTTCAGATGAGGAAG GGACCTTCTACCTCAGCTACATCGACCCTGTTGTCATTGGTAGACGAGCTTTCCATTCAACTAATGACTTCATGTGTGGAGTGGTGGGCGGCTGCAGGGACACACTATGTACTGTTGTGGACTCTATATTAGATACCATACAGGAGATAAATAAAG GAAAAATTGATCTTAGCTACATAGACCCTGTGGTAATAGGCAGAGGTGTCTTCAATGTTACTAATGAGTTCGTGTGTGGAGTGGTGGGCTACATCCAGGGTGTGCTCTGTTCGATACTGGACACTATACTGGATGTAGTGAAAG gagtCACTGACATTAGCTTCATAGACCCAGTAGTAATCGGCAGGAATACCTTCGGCGCTACTAATGACTTTGTGAATGGAATAGTGGGCTACATCCAGAGCGTACTCTGTACCATCATAGACAGTATCCTGGAAATAGTTAAAG gaACAACTGACATTAGCTTCATTGACCCTGTGGTTATTGGCAGGAATGTCTTCAGTGTTACTAATGACTTTGTGAGTGGAATAGCAGGATACATCCAGGATGTGCTCTGTGTAATCTTGGATGTGATACTGGACACATTAAAAG ATATTCAGCAGGCAGTGGGATTCAGTCCCATGTCGGTTCTGAAGACAACTGCGGACATCACCAAAGAACAGATCAGCATGCTTGTGAGCTACTTCTCAGCAACACTGATTGGTGAAGAAG gaaTCATGCCTGAAGTGTCCCTCGACCCCATGAAGGTTGTTGAGGATGCAGTGCTGGAGTTCACAGACAAGAAAGATTTGTTTGTGGCTTATATGTCAAGCATGTTGGTTGGTGATCAAG gTGAACCTGCCGCCCCTCCAGTTGTAAATGTAGTAACTGAAAAAG ATGAAGCTGTCGCTGCCCCATCTGACATCAATTTGGTGAGAAGGAAAG GTGAATTTCTGCCTCCATTTGAAAAAG TTGCAGAGATCTTACACACTGCCAAAGATGAAGCTGCTCCTGCTGCAGAGTTAAGTGAAGACTCaaagacggaggaggaggaggaggagaaggaggaggaggaggaggaggaggaggctgaagTGCCACCTGAAGCCGCTAGTGAAGCAGATGTGCAGGATGCAGAGGAAGATGAGG TGAAACATGTCGACCTTGAAGAAAAAGAATCTGAAACTCCTCTGGAGGAGGAAATCCTTGATCATGACagcaaggaggaggagaaggaagaggctgataaagaggaagaagaggagattATAACAGAGGAAGCTGCAGAGCAGTTGGAGAAAGAGGAAGgcgaggaacaggaggaggacaaaaaagaagaggagggtgAAGAAGATCAAGGAAAGACAGAGGAGGCTGTGgatgaagaagatgaggagGCACAAGCAGCAGACGGGGTGGTAGaagacaaagaggaggaggaggagatcaaaactgaagatgttttggtagaagaagaggaggaggaagtggaggaggagatcAAAACTGAAGATTATTTggtagaagaagaggaggaggaagtggaggaggagatcaaaactgatgatgttttggtagaagaagaggaggaggaagaggaggaggagatcaaAACTGAAGATGATTTggtagaagaagaggaggagaaagaggaggaggagatcaaAACTGAAGATGATTTggtagaagaagaggaggaggaagaggaggaggagatcgaAACTGAAGATGCTTTggtagaagaagaggaggaggaagaggaggagaccaAAACAATAGATGCTTtggtagaagaggaggaggaggaggagaccaaaacagaagaTGCTTTGctagaagatgaagatgaggaggaggaggaggaggccaaaCCTGAAGAAGTTTTGTTAGAagatgaggagaaggagaaagaggaggaggagaccaaaacagaagaagacttggcagaagatgaagatgaggagaaggaggaggagaccaAAACTGAAGATGTTTTGTTAGAAGacgaagatgaggaggaggaggaggaggaggatgaggaagatgaTAAGACCAAAACTGACAAAGACTTGGCAGAAGATGTGGAGAAGGAGGAACCAAAACTTGAAGACCtagcagaagaagaggaggaggaggaggaggaagaggaggaggaggaggaagagcaagaggaggaggaggaggttaaGTCAGAAGAAGAGGATGAAAGAGTCCAacaaaccatcaaaattacTGACGATGATGCCAGAGATCAGTTCGAGAAAACTGATGAAGAAGATCAGGATCTAGAAATGGACaatgaggatgaagaggaggaggaaggagaaaaactGGACTATGTAGAGATCAAGGAGGATGATAAAGATGCAGAAGAAGAACCATTAGTCCAACAGCTTGATCTTAAAATTCTGGCATCAGAAAAGCTCCATATTGATCAGATACCTGAATCTGAAGAAGAAACTTTACTACCTGAACATGATGAAGACGAATTCGCTGACATTGTTGATGATCAcgatgaaaacaacaacaacagtgagAGCAGAAAGACTGAGCCTAAACGTAAGAGGAAGGTTCATGTTCCCTTTGAGAAGCTCAGACGAGTCGGATCCAGAGCGCCTCACAAAGAAGAACATCTCAGCAAACATGAGAAAG TTCTCAAAGAGGCAAAGGAAAGACATGCAATTAAAGAAGTTAAAGATGCCATTGTTAAAG AAGAGGAGCCAGTGAAGAAGGCTCtcaaagaagaggaagatgcGAAGAAGCTGcccaaagaaaagaaacaagtaAAGAAACTCCtcaaagaagagaaagaaataaagaaaccctctaaagaaaagaaagaggtgAAGAAACCAGccaaagaagaggaggaagtcaAGAAACCTCTCAAAGAAGAGAAGGTGAAGAAACAactcaaagaagaaaaagaagtcaAGAAACCACCTAAAGAGCACAAAGAAGTAAGGAAACATAAGAGACTTTctaaaaaagaggaagaagtgaAAGAACGAcccaaagaagaaaaagaaatcaagaaaCCTCTTAGAGACAAGAAAGAAGTGAAGAAGCCACctagagaagagaaagaaaccaAGAAACCTCctaaagaggagaaagaaattAAGAAACCTCCcaaaaaggagaaagaggagaagagacCTCCTAAAGCTGCAGAAGTGacgaaagaagagaagaaacctcctaaagaagagaaagaggagaagaaaccTATTAAAGAAGCTAAAGATAAAcataaacctgaaaataaagaGGAGAGGGCCCTTAAAAAGGAGAGGGATGTGAAGAAACCTCttaaagaagagaaagaggtAAAGAAATCTCccaaagaagaggagagaccatctaagaaggagaaagaagttAGGAAACTTCtcaaggaggaaaaagaagccAAGAAACCAGCCAAAGaagacaaggaggaggagaaacctctcaaaacagagagagaagagaagataccttctaaaaaacagaaagaagtgaAGAAACCACccaaagaagagaaagaagtcaAGAAACCACccaaagaagagaaagaagtcaAGAAACCtcaaaaagaagagaaagaaccCAAGAAACCTACCAAAGATGAGAAAGAACCCGAGAAACCTACCAAAGACGAAAAAGAACCCAAGAAACCTAccaaagaagagaaagaaatcaAGAAACCTCAAAAGGAAGATAAAGAAGTTAAGAAACctctgaaaaaagagaaagaagaaaaggaaactcccaaagaaaagagagaagtgAAGAAACCTtccaaagaagacaaaaaggagaagaaacctatcaaagaagagacagaagatGAGAAACCTCACAAAGAAGCCAAGATACCTACCAAAGATGAGAAAGAAGTAAAGAAACCTCacaaggaagagaaagaagttAAGAAACCTcccaaagaagaaaaagaaggaaagaaacctCTCAAAGATAAGGAAATTGAGAAACTCCTCAAACAAGTCAAAGAAGAAAAGGAATCTCCCAAAGACAAGAAAGGAGTGAAGCAACCTTCAGAagacaaaaaagtcaagaaacCTATCAAAGatgagaaagaagagaagaaacctcttgaagaaaagagagaaatgaaGAAACCTTCCAAAGAGgacaaagaggaaaagaaaccccttaaagaaaagaaggaagtaAAGAAAccttctgaagaagaaaagaaaccccttaaagaaaagaaggaagtgAAGAAGccttctgaagaagaaaagaaaccccttaaagaaaagaaggaagtgAAGAAAccttctgaagaagaaaagaaaccccttaaagaaaagaaggaagtgAAGAAGccttctgaagaagaaaagaaaccccttaaagaaaagaaggaagtgAAGAAAccttctgaagaagaaaagaaaccccttaaagaaaagaaggaagtgAAGAAACCTtctgaagaagagaagaaaccCCTTAAAGAAAGGGAGGTGAAGACACCTCCCAAAGAagataaaaaagagaaagaggagaagaaaccTATTAAAGAAGCCAAAAAAGAGGCAgaatcaaagaaagaaaagatttcAAAAGATGGAAAGGAACCAATAAAGCCTTCTAAACAAGAGAAAGAAATCAAGACAACTaccaaagaagacaaagaacCAACGAAGAAGAGAGTCACCAAGACAG AAGCTAAACCCAAAAAGTCTGCAAAGAGAATTAAAGTAGTCAAGAAGGAAGTTGCATCTGTCCTCAAGAAGGAGCATCTTAATGTTACCAAAGCAG CTGAAGAACCCAAGAAGTCTGCAAAGGTGCTTAAATTTGCTAAAAAGCAAATAGCTCCTGCCCTGAAAAAGGAACATAAGAATGTTACTAAAGCAG CAGAGGTTCCTGAAGTCCCAAAGGTGACAGCCAAACCAGAAGTGACAAAGAAAG TGGCAGCTCCCAAGGAGGCCAAGAAGGAACCAAAGCAAAAAATCAAACGTAAACCTGTAAAACCag ATATCGATGCAgtgaaggaaaaggaaaaagcagCCCCTAAAAAGAAAG aaGCTGAAGTTTCTGAACTAAAGCCCAAACCTGGTCAGAAAG atgCTGCAGTTACTAAAGAAAAAGCCAAGCGAGCTCCACCAAAGAAGG AAGTTccaaagaaaaaggccaaagCAGCTCCAGCAAAGAAAG AGGCTGCTGCTCCTAAAGAAAAGGTCAAACCAGTCATCTTGACCAAAG AACAAGAAGGTGCTCCCAAAAATGCCACTCTGGCCAAAGAGAGGGTCAAAATAGTGCCTATGAAGAAAG TGGTCAAGGcaccaaaaaaagaagtcaaagcTGTCTCTGCAAAGACAA aatctgcaaaaatcaagacaaaaccAACACCGGTAGTTAAAG agGCAGAAGCACCACACAAAAATGTGTCTCTAACAAAGGAGAAGGTGAAGGTGGTGCCACTGAAGAAAG TGCCTGTAACTCCGAAAGAAAAAGTCAAAGCAGCACCAACAAAAAAAG AAGCTGAAGTTCTCAAGGAGAAGAAGGCTGAGCCAGTGACTCCAAAGAAAG CGGCAAAACCAACACCTGCTAAAAAGAAGAAAG TGCCTGAAActccaaaagaaaaagtcaaaccAGCATTAACAAAAAAAG AAGCTGAACTTCTCAAGGAGAAGAAGCCTGAGCCAGTGACTCCCAAGAAAG AAGCTGAAGTTCTCAAGGAGAAGAAGGCTGAGCCAGTGACTCCCAAGAAAG AAGCTGAAGTTCTCAAGGAGAAGGTGGCTGAGCCAGTGACTCCCAAGAAAG CACCTGTTTCCAAGGCAAAACCAACACCTGCTAAAAAGAAGAAAG AACCTgcaaaaatcaagacaaaaccAGCACCAGTTGTTAAAG AGGCAGAAGCACCACACAAAAATGTGTCTCTAACCAAGGAGAAGGTGAAGGTGGTGCCACTAAAGAAAG TGCCTGTAActccaaaagaaaaagtcaaaccACCACCAACGAAAAAAG AAGCTGAAGTTCTCAAGGAGAGGAAGGCTGAGCCAGTGACTCCCAAGAAAG AAGCTGAAGTTCTCAAGGAGAAGAAGGCTGAGCCAGTGACTCCCAAGAAAg CGCCTGTTTCTAAGGCAAAACCAGCACCTGCTAAAAAGAAGAAAG aaGCCAAAGTTCTTAAGGAGAAGAAGCCTGAGCCAGTGACTCCCAAGAAAG CATCTGTTGCTAAGACAAAACCAGCACCAGTTGTTAAAG aggCAGAAGCACCACACAAAAATGTGTCTCTAAGCAAGGAAAGGGTGAAGGTGGTGCCACTGAAGAAAG tgcCTGTAACTCCGAAAGAAAAAGTCAAACCAGCACCAACAAAGAAAG AAGCTGAAGTTCTCAAGGAGAAGAAGGCTGAGCCAGTGACTCCAAAGAAAG caCCTGTTTCTAAGGCAAAACCAGCACCTGCTAAAAAGAAGAAAG tGCCTGTGActccaaaagaaaaagttgaaCCAGCACCAACAAAAAAAG ATGCTGAAGTTCTCAAGGAGAAGAAGGCTGAGCCAGTGATTCCCAAGAAAG CACCTGTTTCTAAGGCAAAACCAGCACCTGCTAAAAAGAAGAAAG AAGTGGAGGCTCCTAAGGAAAAGGTCAAACCAGTCATCTTGACCAAAG AACAAGAAGGTGCTCCCAAAAATGCCACTCTGGCCAAAGAGAGGGTCAAAATAGTGCCTATGAAGAAAG aggtCAAGGTGCCAAAAGAGAAGGTCAAAGTCTCTGCAAAGACAA aACCTgcaaaaatcaagacaaaaccAACACCAGTAGTAAAAG aGGCAGAAGCACCACACAAAAATATCTCTCTAACCAAGGAGAAGGTGAAGGTGGTGCCACTGAAGAAAG tGCCTGTAACTCTGAAAGAAAAAGTCAAACCAGCACCAGTGAAAAAAG AAGCTGAAGTTCTCAAGGAGAAGAAGGCTGAGCCAGTGACTCCCAAGAAAG TGCCTGTAACTCcgaaagaaaaagtgaaaccaGCACCAACTAAAAAAG AAGCTGAAATTGTCAAGGAAAAGAAGGCTGAGCCAGTGACTCCCAAGAAAG CACCTGTTACAAAGGCAAAACctgctaaaaagaaaaaag aagtgGAGACTCCAAAAGAAAAGGCCAAACCAGTCATCTTGACCAAAG AACAAGAAGGTGCTCCCAAAAATGCCACTCTGGCCAAAGAAAGGGTCAAAATAGTGCCTATGAAGAAAG tgGTCAAAGCACCAAAAGAGAAAGTCAAAGTCTCTGCTAAGATAA AACCTgcaaaaatcaagacaaaaccAGCACCAGTGCTTAAAG AGGCAGAAGTACCACAGAAAAATATCTCTCTAACAAAGGAGAAGGCCAAAGTGGTGCCACTGAAGAAAG tGCCTGTAActccaaaagaaaaagtgaaaccaGCACCAACAACAAAAG AAGCTGAAGTTCTCAAGGAGAAGAAGGCTGAGCCAGTGACTCCCAAGAAAG CACCTGTTGCTAAGGCAAAACCAGCACCTGCTAAAAAGAAGAAAG AAGTGGAGGCTCCTAAAGAAAAGGCCAAACCTGCTGCAGTAAAGAAAG AGGCCAAGCCAGCCCTGGCCAAAAAAG TAGAGGTTGCAAAGGAGAAACCTAAACCAGCTCAAGAAAAGAAAg CTCCTTCtaaaaaagaagctgaaataaagaaggaaaagctcaaatCCCTCCTAAAGAAAG AGCCCAaagtaacaaaagaaaaagtcaaaccAGCTGttaaaaaag ACATTTTGAGGAAAAAGATCAAACCTGTCCACGTGAAGAAAG AAGTGGAGGCTCCTAAAGAAAAGGACAAACCTGCAGCAGTAAAGAAAG CCATGTTGAGGAAAAAGACCAAAGCAGTCCCTGTGAGGAGAG ttgagaagaaggcagaaaaggaggagaaagctAAAG AGGATCGAGTTCTTAAAGAGATACAGGAGTCTGCAAAGAAAG AAAAAGCTGCGACGAAGAAAGCTGCCAAGGAGGAGAAAGTTAAAG CAGAGCCTTCTGTATCAGACAGCCTTCTCATGGAGG